The following proteins come from a genomic window of Thiothrix unzii:
- a CDS encoding DUF302 domain-containing protein has product MKALARWLGVGLSLVILNSPLQAQEKVLSARTTQGFDATLEQVQDVLKQQGFSVAHIQKCDGGLHDMGYKTDNYKIVFFGRLEEVRALSKQYPDLVPLFPFKLAIYADGKDTVMSVLNPVELAPLLDADPALQQQLKAWEKDFRAVLAAMKTTRVAQAN; this is encoded by the coding sequence ATGAAAGCATTAGCGCGTTGGTTAGGCGTTGGCCTGAGTCTGGTCATATTAAACAGTCCGCTACAGGCGCAAGAAAAGGTATTAAGCGCACGCACTACGCAAGGGTTTGATGCAACCTTGGAACAGGTGCAGGATGTCTTGAAGCAGCAGGGTTTTAGTGTCGCCCATATTCAAAAATGCGATGGCGGTTTGCATGATATGGGCTACAAAACAGACAATTATAAAATTGTGTTTTTTGGGCGGCTTGAAGAAGTTCGCGCGTTAAGCAAGCAATACCCTGATCTTGTGCCATTGTTTCCTTTTAAGCTGGCAATCTACGCGGATGGTAAAGACACGGTGATGTCCGTCCTCAATCCGGTGGAATTAGCTCCGTTGTTGGATGCTGATCCGGCGTTGCAGCAGCAACTGAAAGCGTGGGAAAAAGATTTTCGCGCGGTGTTAGCAGCCATGAAAACCACGCGGGTGGCTCAGGCTAACTAA
- a CDS encoding DoxX family protein yields the protein MKFLVGFFSLEWMRVFDFLAPLAIRLFLAPMFWISGVQRLGLFSSTDFVLWNPLTWVNTEAFQQSVAAVTNTVISGLGAETLVILLGSIEIAAAVLLVLGFAVRWIVLALMFVVVLLGLMAMGEAGFLTTMQQLVMSHGYTNMTNNLTEVYLVYFILLLALFFMGAGRWFSLDWYIYRSFVKRLDNKAVRHDPFEIDATDEPGLQKH from the coding sequence ATGAAATTTCTTGTTGGCTTTTTCAGCCTTGAGTGGATGCGCGTTTTTGATTTTTTAGCACCCTTAGCGATCCGTTTATTTTTAGCACCGATGTTCTGGATTTCAGGTGTTCAACGTTTAGGATTATTTTCCAGCACTGATTTTGTGCTGTGGAATCCACTGACATGGGTTAATACCGAAGCGTTCCAGCAAAGTGTTGCTGCCGTTACCAATACCGTGATTTCGGGTTTGGGTGCGGAAACGCTGGTGATTTTGCTGGGGTCAATTGAAATTGCCGCAGCAGTATTGTTGGTGTTGGGTTTTGCAGTGCGCTGGATTGTATTGGCACTGATGTTCGTGGTGGTATTACTGGGTTTGATGGCAATGGGCGAAGCTGGCTTCCTCACCACCATGCAGCAATTGGTGATGAGCCACGGTTATACCAATATGACCAACAATCTGACGGAAGTGTATTTGGTGTACTTTATCCTGCTGCTGGCGTTGTTCTTCATGGGGGCAGGGCGTTGGTTTAGCTTGGATTGGTATATCTACCGCAGTTTCGTGAAGCGTTTAGACAATAAAGCGGTGCGTCACGACCCGTTTGAAATTGATGCTACCGATGAACCGGGTCTGCAAAAGCACTAA
- the queD gene encoding 6-carboxytetrahydropterin synthase QueD, protein MALYTLKVIADFASAHTLRDYPGACSRMHGHNWKVEAEVEANTLNSIGMAIDFKDIKREVRAIAEELDHQYLNDLAPFQTINPTAEHIARYFFQTLSQRLNDERVRVCALTIWETERACVRYAEG, encoded by the coding sequence ATGGCCTTGTATACACTGAAAGTTATCGCTGATTTTGCCTCCGCTCACACCTTGCGTGACTATCCGGGTGCGTGCAGCCGGATGCACGGACACAATTGGAAAGTGGAAGCCGAAGTGGAAGCCAATACCCTCAATAGCATCGGGATGGCGATTGATTTTAAAGACATTAAGCGTGAAGTTCGGGCGATTGCTGAAGAATTAGATCATCAGTATTTAAACGATCTCGCGCCTTTCCAGACGATCAACCCCACGGCGGAACACATTGCGCGTTACTTCTTTCAAACCTTAAGCCAGCGTTTGAATGACGAACGGGTACGGGTGTGCGCATTGACCATTTGGGAAACCGAGCGAGCGTGCGTGCGTTACGCTGAAGGTTGA
- the rpoH gene encoding RNA polymerase sigma factor RpoH, protein MTHALMLRGQTLPVPVGNLESYIHAIHAIPVLDVEQERGLAERLKYHDDLEAARQLILHNLRFVVKVARGYNGYGLPLGDLVQEGNVGLMKAVKRFDPEMNVRLISFAVHWIRAEIHEFILRNWKIVKIATTKAQRKLFFNLRSSKQRMGWLNHEEAQSMANDLGVTTAEVLEMEKRLSASDVSFDLSADHDDDDSASFSPSQYLAAESADPSERLEAEEWDSFTRERLQTALKGLDARSQDILASRWLVEEKATLHELAAKYNVSAERIRQLENAAVSKLRLAVVEAV, encoded by the coding sequence ATGACCCACGCATTGATGCTAAGAGGACAAACCTTACCCGTCCCGGTAGGTAATCTGGAAAGTTACATCCATGCGATTCACGCCATTCCGGTGCTTGATGTCGAGCAGGAACGCGGTTTGGCGGAACGCCTCAAATACCACGATGATTTGGAAGCTGCACGTCAGTTGATTTTGCACAATTTACGCTTTGTGGTGAAAGTGGCGCGTGGTTACAACGGCTACGGCTTGCCTTTGGGCGATTTGGTGCAAGAGGGTAATGTCGGCTTGATGAAGGCGGTGAAACGCTTTGACCCTGAAATGAATGTGCGCCTGATTTCGTTCGCGGTGCATTGGATTCGTGCGGAAATCCACGAATTTATTCTGCGTAACTGGAAAATTGTCAAAATCGCCACTACCAAAGCGCAGCGCAAGTTGTTCTTTAATTTACGCAGCAGCAAGCAACGCATGGGCTGGTTGAACCACGAAGAAGCGCAGTCGATGGCTAACGATTTAGGGGTGACAACCGCTGAAGTGTTGGAAATGGAAAAGCGTTTGAGTGCCAGCGACGTATCGTTTGACTTGAGTGCTGATCATGACGATGACGACTCCGCAAGTTTTTCACCCAGTCAATATTTGGCAGCGGAATCTGCTGATCCATCGGAGCGGTTGGAAGCGGAAGAGTGGGACAGTTTTACCCGCGAGCGTTTGCAGACAGCATTAAAGGGATTGGATGCGCGTAGCCAAGACATTTTAGCCAGTCGTTGGTTAGTCGAAGAAAAAGCAACACTGCATGAGTTGGCTGCGAAATATAACGTTTCTGCGGAACGGATTCGCCAACTAGAAAATGCGGCGGTGAGCAAGTTGCGGTTGGCAGTTGTCGAGGCGGTTTGA
- a CDS encoding SPOR domain-containing protein, translated as MKHSGWIAEKSSLQRQRGFVFKLLHSLLIVAIVVGLIVLYKTGNLAFLRDIPYYLGRVFEMPERQQRASQETPRWNDDLYVQAHHTRPSDTVERPQEDADYAENTRYAIQVAAGYDSRQLYELRDALIRDGYDAYLVSLSGSQGISFKLRVGSYTQRMDAEAMRDRLRRRYPQKLGGSFIIQGE; from the coding sequence GTGAAGCATTCGGGTTGGATTGCGGAAAAATCGTCCTTACAGCGGCAACGCGGGTTTGTTTTTAAACTCCTGCATTCGTTGTTAATTGTTGCCATTGTCGTTGGGTTAATCGTCTTATATAAAACCGGAAACCTCGCCTTTTTACGTGACATACCTTACTACCTCGGCAGAGTGTTCGAGATGCCAGAACGTCAACAACGTGCCTCACAGGAAACACCGCGTTGGAATGATGACCTTTACGTTCAAGCCCATCATACACGCCCATCCGATACGGTGGAACGCCCGCAAGAAGACGCAGATTATGCCGAAAATACGCGCTATGCCATACAAGTAGCAGCGGGCTACGATTCACGCCAACTGTATGAGCTACGTGATGCCCTGATTCGTGACGGTTACGACGCATACCTCGTGAGCTTGAGCGGCTCACAAGGTATATCATTTAAATTGCGGGTTGGCTCTTACACGCAACGCATGGATGCTGAAGCCATGCGTGACCGCCTACGTCGACGCTACCCGCAAAAACTGGGGGGCAGTTTCATTATTCAAGGCGAATAG
- a CDS encoding T6SS effector amidase Tae4 family protein gives MPSPSPTLWERLFSWLRRPPAPVITLPTPVEPPVSITPPQNPVPAPTVTPTPTPLPTPTPPVTPVPPVTPVPPPVIPAPPVTPLGTMTLPTEGPNLDFRKLWRNHPTSGEGEVFPCRDEEGVPHFDNQCAILMGTCLLRSGLLHGYDKTTCWYRGHKGHTLRAQELSGWMRRHPERFGRVEVRSNVSWGAYKGRTGFICFHNFWGAGNQGDHIDLWDGTGIIRRELDPSLEGPGLADGAFDYFERSEEVWFWPVH, from the coding sequence ATGCCTAGCCCAAGCCCTACGTTATGGGAACGTTTGTTCTCTTGGCTGAGACGACCACCCGCCCCGGTAATTACGCTGCCAACGCCTGTGGAGCCGCCAGTATCTATTACGCCACCGCAGAACCCCGTACCTGCGCCAACGGTGACGCCCACGCCCACGCCACTGCCGACACCCACACCGCCTGTTACACCTGTGCCGCCTGTTACACCTGTGCCGCCACCGGTTATTCCAGCTCCTCCAGTTACGCCATTAGGGACAATGACCTTACCCACCGAAGGGCCTAACTTAGATTTCCGAAAACTGTGGCGCAATCACCCGACTTCCGGGGAGGGCGAGGTGTTTCCGTGCCGTGATGAAGAGGGTGTGCCGCATTTTGATAATCAGTGCGCCATTTTGATGGGAACGTGTTTATTACGTAGCGGTTTGTTGCACGGTTATGACAAAACGACTTGCTGGTATCGTGGGCATAAAGGTCATACGTTACGGGCGCAGGAATTATCCGGTTGGATGCGTCGTCACCCGGAGCGGTTTGGTCGGGTGGAAGTGCGCAGTAACGTGAGTTGGGGCGCGTACAAAGGGCGTACCGGTTTTATTTGTTTCCATAATTTCTGGGGAGCCGGTAATCAGGGTGATCACATTGATTTGTGGGATGGAACAGGCATTATCCGGCGTGAACTTGATCCATCATTGGAGGGGCCGGGATTGGCTGATGGTGCGTTCGACTATTTCGAGCGTTCCGAGGAGGTCTGGTTTTGGCCAGTACATTGA
- a CDS encoding DUF302 domain-containing protein: protein MTANATATPSGLKLTLVQESPYGFEETLESLRNTIHAHNFRVFPDRYLEEGLTDELSVNTKQVSVRFCNFSDLHEALQIEPQVGVLLPCTITVIEDDTGKVTLVTGNVKAMLTLFDNPRLTAAFKDLEGKYQAIIDEVTL from the coding sequence ATGACAGCCAATGCGACGGCGACACCCAGTGGTTTGAAATTGACCTTGGTACAAGAGTCGCCTTATGGTTTTGAAGAAACCTTGGAGTCGCTACGTAACACCATTCATGCGCATAATTTTCGGGTATTCCCCGACCGTTATCTGGAAGAAGGTTTGACCGATGAATTGTCAGTGAATACCAAGCAGGTTAGCGTGCGTTTTTGTAATTTCAGTGACTTACACGAAGCGTTGCAAATTGAGCCGCAAGTCGGGGTGCTGTTGCCGTGTACGATTACGGTGATAGAGGATGACACTGGTAAGGTGACATTGGTAACAGGCAATGTGAAAGCCATGCTTACTTTGTTCGATAACCCGCGTTTGACCGCTGCCTTTAAAGATTTAGAAGGCAAGTATCAGGCGATTATTGATGAGGTGACCTTATGA
- a CDS encoding DUF3131 domain-containing protein, with the protein MSFKQGLVRARSHIIFLTGLVTAFGMVGWLEGISMGNAATPEAIVAPSNDVSIAPTRALTAQEMQWAQTAWKYFQNNTVPATGLVNSVDNYPASTLWDTSSYLMAVIAAQRLGIIEQTEFDARIFKALDTLAKLPLFEGKLPNKSYNTVSLQMVDYTNQPSEKGIGWSAIDIGRLLVPLNVLTWHYPQHTTAVKQVLASWDTKPMLVNGVLHGAVVTDAGDTEYLQEGRLGYEEYAAKSFNLMGLDVANSLRYTDFLKFVNIEGVEIGTDSRDPQQYGAHNYVVSEPYILDGIEFGWDHLSQELAWRVYKAQEKRAANTGVLTAVSEDNIDQPPYFVYNTVFTDGKAWNAISEKGADASQFKSLSTKAAFGWHMLYETAYTKQLVEKVATLANPQRGWYSGVYESNGQPNKAITANTNGIVLEALAYKQGGKLMRLGR; encoded by the coding sequence ATGAGCTTTAAACAAGGATTGGTTCGCGCCCGCAGCCACATTATCTTTCTGACAGGTTTGGTCACGGCATTTGGCATGGTCGGTTGGCTGGAGGGGATTAGCATGGGTAACGCTGCAACCCCGGAGGCGATAGTCGCACCCAGCAACGATGTCAGCATCGCCCCGACTCGTGCGTTGACTGCGCAGGAAATGCAATGGGCGCAAACCGCATGGAAATATTTCCAGAACAACACTGTTCCCGCCACGGGGTTGGTGAACTCGGTTGATAACTATCCCGCATCAACGTTGTGGGACACCTCGTCTTACCTGATGGCGGTTATTGCTGCACAACGTTTGGGTATTATTGAGCAAACTGAGTTCGATGCGCGTATTTTTAAAGCCTTGGATACATTGGCGAAACTGCCGTTGTTTGAAGGTAAACTGCCCAATAAATCGTACAATACTGTGTCGCTGCAAATGGTCGATTACACCAATCAACCCAGCGAAAAAGGTATCGGTTGGTCGGCAATTGATATTGGGCGGTTGCTCGTGCCGCTCAATGTGTTGACTTGGCATTACCCGCAACACACCACAGCGGTGAAACAGGTATTAGCCAGTTGGGACACTAAGCCGATGCTGGTTAACGGTGTGTTGCATGGCGCGGTTGTGACCGATGCGGGCGACACCGAATACTTGCAAGAAGGGCGGTTGGGTTACGAAGAATACGCCGCGAAATCCTTTAATTTGATGGGGTTAGATGTCGCCAACTCGTTGCGTTACACCGATTTCCTCAAATTTGTGAACATTGAAGGGGTGGAGATTGGCACTGACAGTCGTGATCCGCAGCAATACGGGGCGCACAACTACGTGGTCAGTGAGCCTTATATTCTTGATGGTATTGAGTTCGGCTGGGATCATTTGTCGCAAGAGCTGGCATGGCGCGTTTACAAAGCGCAGGAAAAACGCGCAGCTAATACCGGTGTATTGACTGCCGTTTCTGAAGACAATATCGACCAGCCGCCGTACTTCGTTTACAACACCGTGTTTACCGATGGCAAAGCGTGGAATGCGATTTCCGAAAAAGGTGCGGATGCCAGCCAATTTAAGAGCTTGAGTACCAAAGCGGCATTCGGTTGGCACATGCTTTACGAAACGGCTTACACCAAACAACTGGTGGAAAAAGTTGCGACATTAGCGAATCCGCAACGTGGTTGGTATTCCGGCGTGTATGAATCTAACGGGCAACCGAATAAAGCGATTACCGCCAATACCAACGGGATTGTTCTGGAAGCGTTGGCGTATAAGCAAGGCGGCAAGTTGATGCGTTTGGGGCGGTAG